The following proteins are co-located in the Deinococcus betulae genome:
- a CDS encoding DUF4032 domain-containing protein, producing the protein MSTTDQARHEVERARFLSDVRDILARLRRQPNELLPFDWVRHLAPDGEYPRGLQTIEVDHIIGSVDRYREFDRQYLPRERHLDERWIGVRAAQLQGKELPPIQVYQVGGLYFVKDGNHRVSVARRQGQKYIDAHVIELHVTVPPEEGDTLKDLIIKGEYAQFLKATNLDRVVPGHHELLFTTPGRYEKLLDHIRTRQYFLDRKPGRAGLPPVTWEEAVESWYRRMYCRIVENIGKHDVMARFPGRTEADLYLWIMDHRYFLTQEEGRDVGSEQATVDFRAEHSPPAYRRLRQRVRLLLRGKLGPAV; encoded by the coding sequence ATGTCCACCACCGACCAGGCCCGGCACGAAGTCGAGCGCGCCCGCTTTCTGAGCGACGTACGCGACATTCTGGCCCGGCTGCGCCGCCAGCCCAACGAGCTGCTGCCCTTTGACTGGGTGCGGCACCTGGCCCCCGACGGCGAGTATCCGCGCGGCCTGCAAACCATTGAAGTGGACCACATCATCGGGTCCGTGGACCGCTACCGCGAGTTTGACCGTCAGTATCTGCCCCGGGAGCGGCACCTCGACGAACGCTGGATTGGTGTCCGGGCCGCGCAGCTTCAGGGCAAGGAACTGCCGCCCATTCAGGTGTATCAGGTCGGTGGGCTGTACTTCGTCAAGGACGGCAACCACCGCGTCTCGGTGGCGCGGCGCCAGGGCCAGAAATACATTGATGCCCACGTGATCGAGCTGCACGTTACGGTGCCGCCCGAAGAAGGCGACACCCTCAAGGACCTGATTATCAAGGGGGAGTACGCGCAGTTCCTGAAAGCCACCAACCTGGACCGGGTGGTGCCGGGCCACCACGAACTGCTGTTCACCACACCGGGCCGCTACGAAAAGCTGCTGGACCACATCCGCACGCGCCAGTATTTTCTGGACCGTAAGCCGGGGCGCGCAGGCCTGCCGCCCGTCACCTGGGAAGAGGCCGTGGAAAGCTGGTACCGCCGAATGTACTGCCGGATTGTGGAGAACATCGGCAAGCATGACGTGATGGCGCGCTTTCCAGGCCGCACCGAGGCTGACCTGTACCTGTGGATTATGGATCACCGCTATTTCCTGACACAGGAAGAGGGGCGCGACGTGGGCAGCGAACAGGCCACGGTGGATTTCCGCGCCGAGCACTCCCCCCCGGCCTACCGGCGCCTGCGCCAGCGGGTGCGCCTGCTGCTGCGGGGAAAACTGGGCCCAGCGGTGTAG
- a CDS encoding sulfite oxidase-like oxidoreductase, with protein sequence MLGKFFKKPADDMGGRVPPGQSLTTRFPVLTYGPTQRYAPQDVVVRITGLAEEQTLTWADLLTLPQTTLTYDIHCVTHWSKLDTTWTGVRVTDLMDHLRLKPGATHVMQHSVGGYTTNLSLEDFVRPENLLAHTFDGQPLDAEHGGPLRLVVPHLYFWKSAKWLTELEFMNHDQPGFWERNGYHMRGDPFKEERYDDD encoded by the coding sequence ATGCTGGGCAAATTTTTCAAGAAGCCGGCCGATGATATGGGAGGCCGTGTGCCGCCGGGCCAGAGTCTGACCACCCGGTTTCCGGTGCTGACCTACGGTCCCACGCAGCGGTACGCCCCGCAGGACGTGGTGGTCAGAATCACTGGGCTGGCCGAGGAGCAGACCCTGACCTGGGCCGACCTGCTGACGCTGCCCCAGACCACCCTGACCTATGACATTCACTGTGTCACCCACTGGAGCAAGCTGGACACCACCTGGACCGGCGTGCGGGTCACGGACCTGATGGATCACCTGCGCCTGAAGCCCGGCGCCACGCACGTGATGCAGCATTCGGTGGGAGGCTACACCACCAACCTCTCGCTGGAGGATTTCGTGCGGCCCGAGAACCTGCTGGCCCACACCTTCGACGGCCAGCCGCTGGACGCTGAGCACGGCGGCCCGCTGCGGCTGGTGGTGCCGCACCTGTACTTCTGGAAAAGTGCCAAGTGGCTGACCGAGCTGGAATTTATGAACCACGACCAGCCGGGATTCTGGGAGCGCAACGGGTATCACATGCGCGGCGACCCCTTCAAGGAGGAGCGGTACGACGACGACTGA
- a CDS encoding M17 family metallopeptidase, translated as MPLVNRLEQVDLSLVFAAPEHPERLTRGLKSGEVRLLSRSGTGDEAAALRPTSAAEARELGAALARTARDLRAASVQVPASEHGAALAAAALAEGWREGRYRQASASAPALLVEGLTEGDHARINALSAGLTFARELTSAPANVLNPATLAREACTLEALGLDVDVWDGDDIEARGMGLLAAVAAGSVTGPRLIRVTLPARGEARTVLALVGKGITFDTGGYSIKPAAGMNGMKNDMGGAAAVLGAMRALGELRAHVPEGVEVRAYIAAAENMVGPQAMRPGDIYRAANGLHVEVTNTDAEGRLVLADTLTVACEEGATELIDLATLTGVKVSALGSDIAGLFSSDAALTSRLKTAADAAGEYVWELPLHQPYLKGYQKNTVADLRNSDMVPAGASIKAALFLQQFVTRPWAHLDIAGNATREEVATGWGVGTLVEYVLRRV; from the coding sequence ATGCCCCTTGTAAATAGGCTGGAACAGGTGGACCTCTCGCTGGTGTTTGCCGCCCCCGAGCATCCGGAGCGCCTGACCCGTGGCCTCAAATCTGGCGAGGTGCGGCTGCTGTCGCGCAGTGGCACCGGAGATGAAGCCGCCGCCCTGCGCCCCACCAGCGCCGCTGAGGCCCGTGAGCTGGGCGCCGCGCTGGCCAGAACCGCGCGCGACCTCCGGGCGGCCTCGGTACAGGTGCCGGCCAGCGAGCATGGCGCGGCTCTGGCCGCCGCCGCCTTGGCCGAGGGCTGGCGGGAAGGCCGTTACCGTCAGGCGTCGGCTTCTGCCCCAGCGCTGCTGGTCGAGGGCCTGACCGAAGGCGACCACGCCCGCATCAACGCCCTGAGCGCGGGTCTGACCTTCGCCCGCGAGCTGACGAGCGCTCCCGCCAACGTCCTGAACCCGGCCACCCTGGCGCGCGAGGCCTGCACCTTGGAAGCCCTGGGGCTGGACGTGGATGTCTGGGACGGCGACGATATTGAGGCGCGCGGGATGGGTCTACTGGCCGCCGTGGCCGCCGGCAGCGTCACCGGCCCCCGCCTGATCCGCGTGACCCTACCGGCTCGCGGCGAGGCCCGCACGGTGCTGGCGCTGGTGGGCAAGGGTATTACCTTTGACACTGGCGGTTATTCCATCAAGCCGGCGGCCGGCATGAACGGCATGAAAAACGACATGGGCGGCGCGGCGGCCGTGCTGGGCGCCATGCGCGCCCTGGGCGAGTTGCGCGCGCACGTCCCTGAAGGGGTAGAGGTCCGGGCCTACATCGCTGCCGCCGAAAACATGGTCGGGCCCCAGGCCATGCGGCCCGGCGATATCTACCGCGCTGCCAACGGCCTGCACGTTGAGGTCACGAACACCGACGCCGAGGGCCGCCTGGTGCTGGCCGACACCCTGACCGTGGCCTGCGAGGAAGGCGCCACTGAACTGATTGACCTCGCCACCCTGACCGGCGTGAAGGTCAGCGCCCTGGGCAGTGACATCGCGGGCCTGTTCAGCAGCGACGCCGCCCTGACCAGCCGCCTCAAGACGGCGGCCGACGCGGCGGGCGAATACGTCTGGGAACTGCCTCTGCACCAGCCCTACCTGAAGGGCTACCAGAAAAACACTGTGGCTGACCTCAGAAACAGCGATATGGTCCCGGCAGGCGCCAGCATCAAGGCCGCGCTGTTCCTTCAGCAGTTCGTGACGCGCCCCTGGGCCCACCTGGATATTGCGGGCAATGCCACCCGCGAAGAGGTGGCGACCGGCTGGGGTGTAGGCACGCTGGTGGAGTACGTGCTGAGAAGGGTGTAG
- a CDS encoding DAK2 domain-containing protein produces the protein MLRYATDWLGVYREQVNALNVYPVPDGDTGTNMHLTMQSVRRELDTCEETSMPQVARAISYGALLGARGNSGVILSQLLKGFAEVIKDQKVVDAPTLARAFQAAQRVGYGAVMKPVEGTILTVARGVAEGARGDDIETVLEQALFKGQELLDQTPEMLPALKQAGVIDSGGQGYLYIVQGMLAQLRGEALPPAPDITSYAQEQFENEEFGFCTEFLMSEATKPIEEIRELVTPFGDSLLVVGAEGYVKGHIHTNEPDQLLATVGRYGKMLKTKVEDMSEQHTEILGMAGSAARAEEEVPASGLVAVASGYGLVKLFRSLGARIVSGGQTANPSVQDIVDAVRSVSAERVVILPNNKNVLMAAEKAMELMEGRAVVVPTRTLGQGMGAALNFSPDTPAEDLKEAMTEAAGAVTTLEVTRASRTTNITVKDGRTLDIKEGDVIGLMDDELVQSGGSPDDSVLEMLGRHYEGQEIITVFGGPQKTQDDLDALADRIGAAHAGAEIETHLGGPDLYDYLVTLE, from the coding sequence ATGCTGCGCTACGCCACCGACTGGCTGGGCGTCTACCGCGAACAGGTCAATGCCCTGAACGTGTATCCGGTTCCCGACGGCGACACCGGCACCAACATGCACCTGACCATGCAGTCGGTGCGCCGCGAACTGGACACCTGCGAGGAAACCAGCATGCCGCAGGTCGCCCGCGCCATCAGTTACGGCGCGCTGCTGGGCGCGCGCGGCAACAGCGGCGTGATTCTGTCGCAGCTGCTCAAGGGCTTTGCCGAGGTCATCAAGGACCAGAAGGTGGTGGACGCCCCCACGCTGGCCCGCGCTTTTCAGGCCGCCCAGCGGGTGGGCTACGGCGCGGTCATGAAGCCCGTGGAAGGCACCATCCTGACCGTGGCGCGCGGCGTGGCTGAGGGCGCACGCGGCGACGACATCGAAACCGTGCTGGAGCAGGCGCTCTTTAAGGGTCAGGAACTGCTGGATCAGACCCCCGAGATGCTGCCGGCCCTGAAACAGGCCGGCGTGATTGACAGCGGCGGCCAGGGCTACCTGTACATCGTGCAGGGGATGCTGGCGCAGCTGCGCGGCGAGGCGCTGCCCCCGGCCCCCGACATCACCTCGTATGCCCAGGAGCAGTTCGAGAACGAGGAGTTCGGCTTCTGCACCGAATTCCTGATGAGCGAGGCCACCAAGCCTATTGAGGAGATCCGCGAATTGGTGACGCCGTTTGGCGACAGCCTGCTGGTGGTGGGCGCTGAAGGCTACGTCAAGGGCCACATCCACACCAACGAGCCGGACCAGCTGCTGGCGACGGTCGGCCGCTACGGCAAGATGCTGAAAACCAAGGTCGAGGACATGAGCGAGCAGCACACCGAGATCCTGGGCATGGCGGGGTCAGCCGCGCGCGCCGAGGAAGAGGTGCCGGCCAGTGGCCTAGTGGCGGTGGCCAGCGGCTACGGCCTGGTCAAGCTGTTCCGCAGCCTGGGGGCGCGCATCGTCTCTGGTGGGCAGACCGCCAACCCTAGTGTGCAAGACATTGTGGACGCGGTGCGCTCGGTGAGTGCCGAACGAGTCGTCATTCTGCCCAACAACAAGAATGTCCTGATGGCCGCCGAGAAGGCGATGGAACTGATGGAAGGCCGCGCCGTCGTAGTACCCACCCGCACGCTGGGACAGGGGATGGGCGCAGCGCTGAACTTCAGTCCCGACACGCCCGCCGAGGACCTGAAAGAGGCCATGACCGAGGCCGCCGGGGCCGTCACCACCCTGGAAGTCACACGCGCCAGCCGGACCACGAACATCACCGTGAAAGATGGCCGCACCCTGGACATCAAAGAAGGCGACGTGATCGGCCTGATGGACGACGAACTGGTGCAGAGCGGCGGCAGCCCAGACGACAGTGTGCTGGAGATGTTGGGCCGCCACTACGAAGGCCAGGAAATCATTACTGTCTTCGGTGGCCCGCAGAAAACCCAGGACGACCTGGACGCCCTGGCCGACCGAATTGGCGCCGCGCACGCCGGTGCCGAGATCGAGACCCACCTGGGCGGCCCCGACCTGTACGACTATCTGGTCACGCTGGAATAA
- a CDS encoding Asp23/Gls24 family envelope stress response protein — protein MNGSIQITEAALASLIGLTAHEVPGVVGMAPANLKEGLSRVLGRAQVSDGVVIGKDGARYTADLYVVVAYGVSIPTVARNIAERVEHTVKTQAGVELAAIRVHAVGVQRV, from the coding sequence GTGAACGGCTCCATTCAAATCACCGAGGCGGCGCTGGCCTCGCTTATCGGCCTGACCGCCCATGAAGTGCCGGGCGTGGTCGGCATGGCCCCCGCCAATCTCAAAGAAGGCCTCAGCCGCGTGCTGGGCCGCGCGCAGGTCAGTGACGGCGTGGTCATCGGCAAGGACGGCGCACGCTACACAGCTGACCTGTACGTCGTCGTGGCCTACGGCGTCAGCATTCCCACCGTGGCGCGCAACATTGCCGAGCGCGTGGAGCACACCGTCAAAACCCAGGCCGGCGTGGAGCTTGCCGCTATCCGCGTGCATGCCGTGGGGGTGCAGCGTGTCTGA